A DNA window from Ipomoea triloba cultivar NCNSP0323 chromosome 10, ASM357664v1 contains the following coding sequences:
- the LOC116031465 gene encoding transcription factor MYB61-like, whose protein sequence is MGRHSCCYKQKLRKGLWSPEEDEKLIKHINKYGHGCWSSVPKLAGLQRCGKSCRLRWINYLRPDLKRGTFSQEEESLIVELHAVLGNKWSQIAARLPGRTDNEIKNLWNSSIKKKLRQKGIDPNTHKPLSELENDQENAGKKNGIASQESGELSLMESEHNNLISPPEIAPDNNKLSAMPIDQFSAPPQQSTQEFFLNNSPKIPDLTGYLCFQQMNNNNNIGLSMNSNNSNLFFNSNNNNVVPGSVLPGPSISPNNNCSSFFEANNGGLAWDCGKAEKESEEIKWSDYLQTPFLLGNTIHNIQAPHHHHDLFNETKPETQFASPQPSLPATWLQNDQQPSLYNNTKHFQRLSAAFGQFS, encoded by the exons ATGGGCAGGCATTCTTGTTGCTACAAGCAGAAGCTCAGGAAAGGCCTCTGGTCTCCTGAAGAGGATGAGAAGCTCATAAAACATATCAACAAGTATGGGCATGGCTGTTGGAGCTCAGTCCCCAAACTTGcag GTCTGCAGAGGTGTGGGAAGAGCTGCAGGCTTAGGTGGATTAATTACCTGAGGCCTGATTTGAAAAGAGGGACATTTTCCCAGGAGGAAGAGAGTTTGATTGTTGAATTGCATGCAGTTTTAGGCAATAA ATGGTCTCAGATTGCAGCAAGATTGCCAGGAAGAACAGACAATGAGATCAAGAATCTGTGGAATTCTTCAATCAAGAAGAAGCTGAGGCAAAAGGGGATTGACCCCAACACTCACAAGCCATTATCTGAGCTCGAAAATGATCAAGAAAACGCCGGCAAGAAAAACGGAATCGCTTCCCAGGAATCCGGCGAGCTTTCTCTAATGGAATCTGaacacaataatttaatttcccCCCCAGAAATTGCACCAGACAACAATAAACTCTCCGCAATGCCCATCGACCAATTCTCTGCGCCGCCGCAACAATCCACCCAAGAATTCTTCCTCAATAACTCCCCCAAAATCCCCGATTTAACCGGCTACCTCTGTTTCCAGCAaatgaacaacaacaacaacataggATTATCCATGAACTCTAATAACTCCAACCTTTTCTTCAATTCAAACAACAATAATGTCGTCCCAGGTTCTGTTCTTCCCGGCCCTTCAATCTCACCCAACAACAACTGCTCTTCTTTCTTTGAGGCTAATAATGGGGGCTTAGCCTGGGACTGTGGGAAAGCAGAGAAAGAAAGTGAGGAAATCAAGTGGTCTGATTATCTGCAAACGCCATTTTTACTGGGGAACACAATCCACAACATTCAAGCTCCCCATCACCACCACGATTTGTTCAACGAAACGAAACCCGAGACCCAATTCGCGAGCCCGCAACCTTCATTGCCAGCCACTTGGCTCCAGAATGATCAGCAGCCATCTTTATATAATAACACCAAGCATTTCCAGAGACTTTCAGCCGCTTTTGGCCAGTTTTCTTAG